The Peptococcus niger genome has a segment encoding these proteins:
- the serS gene encoding serine--tRNA ligase gives MLDLKLMRQNPDAVVEGVRRRGDSLDMTPFLDADRRYRELTVEIESLQQQRNEKSKAIGQAKRKGEDAEALMAEVNAVKEKIDNIEADHRRIAEELDAFRAGVPNIPAADIPDGGEDDFRVERTVGTPRDFAFTPKAHWDLGESLDLLDFERGAKVTGSRFTFYKKLGARLERAVIAFFLDFHTEKHGYTELIPPYMTNSTSDFGTGQLPKFAEDMFHLENTDYYLIPTAEVPVTNYHRDEILAEKDLPVKYCAFSPCFRSEAGSAGRDTRGIIRQHQFHKVEMVKLAHPDHSWEELESLTKDAEDLLQALGLPYRVITLAAGDIGFSSAKTYDLEVWLPSYDNYREISSCSNFLDFQSRRANLRFRDADGKVRFVHTLNGSGLAVGRTVAAIMENYQTADGKIEIPEALIPYMGGRTIIE, from the coding sequence ATGTTAGATCTAAAACTGATGCGCCAAAACCCTGATGCTGTCGTGGAAGGTGTCCGCCGCCGCGGCGATAGCCTGGACATGACGCCCTTTTTGGACGCAGACCGTCGCTACCGTGAACTGACCGTTGAAATTGAATCCCTCCAGCAACAGCGCAATGAAAAGAGCAAGGCCATCGGCCAGGCCAAGCGCAAGGGTGAAGATGCCGAGGCCCTGATGGCTGAGGTCAACGCGGTCAAAGAAAAAATTGACAACATTGAAGCAGACCACCGCCGGATTGCTGAGGAACTGGACGCTTTCCGTGCCGGGGTGCCGAACATTCCGGCGGCAGACATTCCCGATGGCGGCGAAGATGATTTTCGCGTAGAACGCACCGTGGGCACGCCGAGAGATTTTGCCTTCACGCCGAAGGCCCACTGGGATTTGGGCGAATCTCTGGACCTTCTGGATTTTGAGCGTGGTGCCAAGGTCACCGGCAGCCGCTTTACCTTCTATAAAAAACTGGGCGCCCGCTTGGAACGGGCGGTGATTGCCTTTTTCTTGGATTTCCACACAGAAAAACACGGCTACACCGAATTGATCCCCCCCTATATGACCAACAGCACTTCTGATTTTGGCACCGGCCAGCTGCCCAAGTTTGCCGAGGACATGTTTCACCTGGAGAATACGGACTATTACCTGATTCCCACCGCCGAAGTCCCGGTCACAAACTACCATCGCGATGAGATTTTAGCGGAGAAGGACTTACCGGTGAAATACTGCGCCTTCAGCCCCTGCTTCCGGTCTGAGGCCGGGTCGGCCGGCCGGGATACCCGGGGCATTATCCGCCAGCACCAGTTCCACAAGGTGGAAATGGTCAAGCTGGCCCATCCGGACCACAGCTGGGAAGAACTGGAAAGTTTGACCAAGGATGCGGAAGACCTCTTGCAGGCCCTGGGCCTGCCCTACCGGGTCATCACCCTGGCAGCCGGCGACATTGGTTTTTCCAGCGCTAAGACCTACGACTTGGAAGTCTGGCTGCCGTCTTATGACAATTACCGGGAGATTTCTTCCTGCTCCAACTTCCTGGATTTCCAATCCCGCCGAGCCAACCTCCGCTTCCGCGATGCCGATGGAAAGGTGCGCTTTGTCCACACCCTGAACGGGTCCGGACTGGCAGTGGGCCGGACCGTCGCTGCGATTATGGAAAATTACCAAACCGCTGACGGCAAAATTGAAATTCCGGAAGCCCTCATCCCCTATATGGGTGGCCGGACCATTATTGAGTAA
- a CDS encoding patatin-like phospholipase family protein, giving the protein MFEFNDVALILEGGGMRAAYSAGMVSALMEAGLRLPFIAAVSAGGTIASCLLSDDRPRLRASFVQMASDPNFGGLDHFLHGDGYFNARYIYEDACQAGGGIPFDYAAYAANPCDFAIGAFARDSGEAHWWGRADVHSTADMGRIVRASSSLPLLMPPTRVGDSYYVDGGLAESIPLSPALARGYRRFLIVRTQPKDYRKREHRPALLSRAVALRYPHMGAAMRTRPARYNRESAFCQALVRHRMAYMLSPETMPVSRAELDEKAVGNAFDEGLAQGRREWPQVLAFLQGGPPWKP; this is encoded by the coding sequence ATGTTTGAATTTAATGATGTGGCTTTAATCCTGGAAGGGGGCGGCATGCGTGCGGCCTACAGTGCCGGCATGGTCAGCGCCTTAATGGAAGCAGGGCTGCGGCTCCCCTTTATTGCAGCGGTATCCGCCGGCGGCACCATTGCTTCCTGCCTCTTGTCAGACGATCGACCCCGCTTGCGGGCCTCGTTTGTGCAAATGGCCAGCGACCCGAATTTCGGCGGTCTTGACCATTTCCTCCACGGCGACGGTTATTTTAACGCCCGCTATATTTACGAAGATGCCTGCCAGGCAGGCGGCGGCATTCCCTTTGATTATGCCGCCTATGCGGCCAACCCCTGTGACTTTGCCATTGGCGCCTTTGCCCGGGACAGTGGAGAGGCCCATTGGTGGGGCCGGGCCGATGTCCATTCCACAGCGGATATGGGGCGGATTGTCCGGGCCTCCAGTTCCTTGCCCCTCTTGATGCCCCCGACCCGGGTGGGCGACAGCTACTACGTTGACGGGGGCTTGGCGGAAAGCATTCCCCTGTCACCGGCCTTGGCCCGGGGCTATCGGCGTTTTCTCATCGTCCGCACCCAGCCCAAGGATTACCGGAAAAGGGAGCACCGGCCGGCCCTGCTGAGCCGGGCCGTGGCTTTGCGGTATCCCCACATGGGGGCGGCCATGCGCACCCGGCCGGCCCGCTACAACCGGGAGTCGGCCTTTTGCCAAGCCTTGGTCCGCCACAGGATGGCCTACATGCTCAGTCCTGAAACCATGCCGGTGAGCCGGGCCGAATTGGACGAAAAGGCGGTCGGCAATGCCTTTGATGAAGGCTTAGCCCAAGGCCGGCGGGAATGGCCGCAAGTGCTGGCCTTTCTCCAGGGAGGGCCGCCATGGAAGCCTTAA
- a CDS encoding DUF523 domain-containing protein has product MSMDKDFSITPAEVVGGSEQADAASQLADLPAGAPILVSACLLGQPCRYDGRAKTYPGVQALARRYVLYPICPEVAGGLSTPRPPAERQGEAVRTADGQDLTAAYRQGAACAVAMAAAHHIRLAILKAKSPSCGSGQIYDGSFSRSLIPGQGVAAEALQAAGVLVLSEQDLPMAGPDPSDKD; this is encoded by the coding sequence ATGTCCATGGATAAAGACTTCTCTATAACCCCGGCAGAAGTGGTCGGCGGAAGCGAGCAAGCGGATGCGGCAAGTCAACTGGCAGACCTGCCGGCGGGGGCGCCGATTTTGGTCAGCGCCTGCCTGTTGGGCCAGCCCTGCCGATACGATGGCCGGGCCAAGACCTACCCCGGCGTTCAAGCCTTGGCCCGGCGCTATGTCCTCTACCCGATTTGCCCCGAAGTTGCCGGCGGCCTTTCCACGCCACGGCCGCCGGCAGAGCGACAGGGCGAGGCCGTCCGCACCGCCGACGGACAGGACCTAACCGCCGCTTACCGGCAAGGCGCCGCCTGCGCCGTGGCCATGGCAGCGGCCCACCACATTCGCCTGGCCATTTTAAAGGCCAAAAGCCCCTCCTGCGGCAGCGGTCAAATTTATGACGGCAGCTTCAGTCGCAGCTTGATCCCCGGGCAGGGGGTCGCCGCTGAAGCCCTACAAGCGGCCGGCGTCTTGGTGCTGAGCGAGCAGGACCTTCCCATGGCAGGACCGGATCCCTCCGACAAAGACTAG
- a CDS encoding GDSL-type esterase/lipase family protein — protein sequence MTLLIVGDSNTFGYRPGGGRYLPGDRWTDQVKQALPAERVRVEGQNGRVFFGRLCGLQGLADGSSVLRRTYAALQPETVLVQLGTNDLLYGVGVTVLADAMAAFLAPLAEQTRVIVLLPHAVDPLAGDLAFGPPWMVHACRALADQLRAREDLARVRWVEVSDTGIDPFDGLHLSLDGHRETARKVLEAMDVHG from the coding sequence ATGACCCTATTGATTGTTGGCGATTCCAATACCTTCGGCTACCGGCCCGGCGGTGGCCGCTACCTGCCGGGAGACCGGTGGACCGACCAGGTCAAGCAGGCCCTACCGGCGGAAAGGGTGCGGGTGGAAGGACAAAACGGACGGGTATTTTTCGGCCGCTTGTGCGGCCTTCAAGGGCTGGCCGACGGGAGCAGCGTTTTGAGGCGAACGTATGCGGCCCTGCAGCCGGAGACGGTCCTCGTGCAATTGGGCACGAACGACCTCTTGTATGGGGTTGGGGTGACGGTCTTGGCCGATGCCATGGCGGCCTTCCTGGCGCCCCTGGCAGAGCAGACCCGGGTCATCGTCCTCCTGCCCCATGCGGTAGACCCCTTGGCAGGTGACCTGGCCTTCGGGCCGCCCTGGATGGTCCATGCCTGTCGCGCCCTGGCTGACCAGCTGCGGGCCAGGGAAGACCTGGCCCGGGTCCGCTGGGTGGAGGTCTCAGATACCGGCATAGACCCTTTTGACGGCCTGCACTTGTCCCTTGACGGCCACCGGGAAACGGCCCGGAAGGTATTGGAGGCGATGGATGTCCATGGATAA
- a CDS encoding NAD(P)-dependent oxidoreductase gives MRIKWQLGCNSGGTADDSVPLWGGIFLWKAADPVPACWDLFRKGDADLYIATNIPLLPSTMELMAAEQVDVGQIDIDLPWSEVSHTADGLLLSGDGELPEMLYAARGKLAAIGLLNRDQRLLDVPQATAAGILVLEPLRGESASQADFILMKLLEAARESDYEPVELAGKRLGILGVGPAAKEVARRAQAFGLQVVFSAEESSRVQAELYQAEILPTIDLLVSVDILVNLQTRAAGEGRFGKDEIQLLRENAILIHIGDPQVLRMNELVRALDWGYLKRFIIDLPPGYEAMQEVLAHYIGDAASVGAAGNTLEARRSIEREMARDLIHALRGQAVDSTINVPHLRLAERRLHAPWLRLATLLGQMLGARLGHRPKQVDLTAGREAPRLNEMAIWSAFLEGLAHGLGDDRVNRISARIWAQEAGIKLVWQAESARIDGLSATAGSLRGILEVGGSLRHNALQLTRLDQFRFTAEPTEHLLLVPHANRPGMVGQVGTLLGARQVNIGGMVLGQKEEARDIALMWIMLDKPPKADLLEKITALSGMRQPEYIHLPQTLLTPLTDQMLV, from the coding sequence ATGCGCATAAAGTGGCAGCTTGGCTGCAATTCGGGTGGTACCGCGGATGATTCCGTCCCTTTATGGGGCGGAATTTTTTTATGGAAGGCTGCTGACCCGGTGCCGGCTTGCTGGGACCTATTTCGGAAAGGAGATGCCGACTTGTACATTGCAACGAATATTCCCCTCTTGCCTTCAACGATGGAGTTGATGGCTGCGGAGCAGGTGGATGTGGGGCAAATTGACATCGACTTGCCCTGGTCTGAGGTGAGCCATACGGCGGATGGGCTTTTGTTAAGCGGTGACGGCGAATTGCCGGAGATGCTCTATGCGGCGCGGGGAAAATTGGCGGCGATTGGCCTTTTAAACCGGGACCAACGGCTCTTGGATGTCCCCCAGGCAACGGCGGCGGGCATTTTGGTTTTGGAGCCGTTGCGGGGCGAATCGGCCAGCCAGGCGGATTTTATTTTAATGAAGCTTTTAGAGGCTGCCCGCGAAAGCGATTATGAGCCGGTGGAGTTGGCAGGCAAGCGGCTGGGCATCTTAGGGGTCGGTCCGGCGGCCAAAGAGGTGGCCCGGCGGGCCCAGGCCTTTGGCTTGCAGGTGGTCTTTAGCGCTGAGGAGAGCAGCCGGGTCCAGGCGGAACTCTACCAGGCGGAAATTTTACCGACCATTGACCTCTTGGTCAGCGTGGATATTTTAGTGAATTTACAGACGCGGGCCGCTGGTGAAGGCCGGTTTGGCAAGGATGAAATTCAGCTGCTGCGGGAAAATGCCATTTTAATCCACATTGGCGATCCCCAGGTCCTGCGGATGAATGAGCTGGTCCGGGCCCTGGACTGGGGCTACTTAAAGCGGTTCATTATCGACTTGCCGCCGGGCTATGAGGCCATGCAGGAGGTCCTGGCCCACTACATTGGCGATGCTGCCAGTGTGGGGGCTGCCGGCAATACCCTGGAGGCGCGGCGGAGCATTGAACGGGAGATGGCCCGGGATTTAATCCATGCCTTGCGCGGGCAGGCGGTGGATTCAACCATCAATGTCCCCCACTTACGCTTGGCGGAACGGCGCTTGCACGCGCCCTGGCTCCGGCTGGCAACCCTTTTAGGGCAAATGCTGGGCGCCCGGCTGGGCCACCGGCCGAAGCAGGTGGACCTGACCGCTGGACGGGAGGCGCCAAGGCTCAATGAAATGGCGATCTGGTCCGCTTTTCTGGAGGGACTTGCCCACGGCTTGGGCGATGACCGGGTCAACCGGATTTCAGCCCGCATCTGGGCCCAGGAAGCAGGCATCAAACTCGTCTGGCAGGCTGAGTCAGCGCGCATTGACGGCCTTTCTGCAACGGCCGGCAGCTTACGGGGCATCTTGGAAGTGGGCGGCAGCCTGCGGCACAATGCCCTCCAGCTGACCCGGCTGGACCAATTCCGTTTTACCGCCGAACCGACGGAGCACCTGCTCCTGGTCCCCCACGCCAACCGGCCCGGGATGGTCGGCCAGGTGGGCACCCTGCTGGGCGCCAGGCAGGTGAACATCGGCGGCATGGTACTGGGCCAAAAAGAAGAGGCCCGGGACATTGCCCTTATGTGGATTATGTTGGACAAGCCGCCTAAGGCGGATTTATTGGAAAAAATCACGGCCCTGAGCGGCATGCGCCAACCTGAATACATTCATTTACCGCAAACGCTTTTAACCCCATTGACCGATCAGATGCTTGTCTGA
- a CDS encoding helix-turn-helix domain-containing protein: MLFLQQEQKMMDLMMILYRHENEWMTYGELAKILQCSKKTLASYLAALKNCFQRLSLLKISALWFVLPSVQISVS, translated from the coding sequence TTGTTATTCCTCCAGCAAGAACAAAAAATGATGGATCTGATGATGATCCTGTACCGCCATGAAAATGAATGGATGACCTATGGCGAATTGGCGAAAATATTACAGTGCTCTAAAAAAACGCTTGCCTCTTACCTTGCAGCCCTTAAAAACTGTTTTCAGCGTCTGTCTCTTTTAAAAATATCGGCTCTATGGTTTGTGTTACCTTCTGTCCAAATTTCAGTGTCTTGA
- a CDS encoding SpaH/EbpB family LPXTG-anchored major pilin, producing MKKTFKKIGAALLVAAFLAVNLVPAMGAFAADQEKGSITVNNTVKDKVYNIYKVFDLTYSGDKVSYTIASEWEDFFKGAGAKYISDTNTGNSLNPIIVKGVVKYINITDDNVAGFAQDALAFAGSKEPTASATASGESYKFTGLSLGYYLVYPQGASLLKDGVASISSITSAKPDGTVNVKSTYPTVEKKVDEESFDYGQEATYTLISKVPDTTGYSEYTFKMTDALSKGLTLKPDSVTVEIDGKNMTNDSNITCSPDVANGELVIDFKMLNLQDLKGKTIKVTYHAAINKDAVIGQEGNSNKVTLQYSNNPKNGKETDTTTDEKKVYTAAITIDKYDGKDKKKLAGAEFVLRDGADTTAKYYCLKDDKVTWVDNLSDATKVTTNEKGRADFKGLKNGTYYLEETKAPEGYNMSTDKVKVEVDYANQNAEAFVKAQVENNTGKELPGTGGMGAKLFIVIGGGIGLLAAGMYRRSRKMNAGNR from the coding sequence ATGAAGAAAACATTTAAAAAAATCGGCGCCGCTCTTTTGGTGGCTGCCTTCTTGGCGGTTAATCTCGTGCCCGCCATGGGTGCCTTTGCTGCAGACCAGGAAAAAGGTTCTATTACCGTAAACAATACGGTGAAAGATAAAGTCTATAATATTTATAAGGTCTTTGACTTGACCTATTCCGGGGATAAGGTGTCTTATACGATTGCCTCTGAGTGGGAGGATTTCTTTAAAGGAGCCGGTGCAAAGTATATTAGTGACACCAATACCGGCAATAGCCTTAACCCTATTATTGTTAAGGGGGTTGTCAAGTATATCAATATTACCGATGACAATGTAGCTGGATTTGCCCAAGATGCGCTGGCTTTTGCCGGCAGCAAGGAGCCGACCGCGTCGGCAACGGCAAGCGGAGAGAGCTATAAATTTACGGGCTTGAGCTTGGGCTACTACCTGGTTTATCCTCAAGGGGCGTCCCTTTTAAAAGATGGTGTTGCGTCAATCTCTTCCATTACCTCTGCTAAGCCGGATGGCACGGTTAATGTCAAATCCACCTACCCAACGGTTGAGAAAAAGGTGGATGAGGAAAGCTTTGATTACGGTCAGGAAGCGACTTATACCTTAATCAGTAAGGTGCCTGATACCACCGGTTACTCTGAATATACCTTTAAAATGACGGATGCCTTGAGTAAGGGGTTAACCTTAAAACCGGATAGCGTTACAGTGGAAATTGATGGTAAAAATATGACGAACGATTCGAACATTACTTGCAGCCCGGATGTAGCCAATGGCGAGCTGGTAATTGATTTTAAGATGTTGAACTTGCAGGACTTAAAAGGAAAGACCATTAAAGTTACTTATCACGCTGCCATCAACAAGGATGCTGTTATCGGTCAAGAGGGGAACTCCAACAAAGTAACCCTTCAATACAGCAATAACCCGAAAAACGGCAAGGAAACCGACACCACTACTGATGAGAAGAAAGTGTATACGGCAGCCATTACCATTGATAAGTATGACGGAAAAGATAAGAAAAAGTTGGCCGGCGCTGAATTTGTTCTGCGAGATGGCGCAGATACTACGGCAAAATACTATTGTCTAAAAGATGATAAAGTAACTTGGGTAGATAATTTAAGCGATGCAACTAAGGTGACCACAAATGAAAAGGGTCGTGCTGACTTTAAAGGTTTGAAAAACGGGACCTATTATCTGGAAGAAACCAAGGCGCCGGAAGGCTATAATATGTCAACCGATAAAGTTAAAGTGGAGGTTGATTATGCCAACCAAAACGCTGAGGCTTTTGTCAAAGCTCAAGTGGAGAACAATACCGGTAAGGAACTTCCCGGTACCGGTGGTATGGGGGCTAAGCTCTTCATCGTTATTGGTGGCGGTATTGGCCTTTTGGCAGCCGGTATGTATCGTCGCAGCCGTAAAATGAATGCCGGTAACCGGTAA